A part of Spirochaeta cellobiosiphila DSM 17781 genomic DNA contains:
- a CDS encoding peptidoglycan recognition protein family protein, which translates to MSLYSDNCDISKISKIVYEYLDERPYLIEEQIFDIELPISKMRKLKKLNEYTKDSEPFNRLKSVINRGMFNKKLMPIGRKNKKDKTAICLHFTAGATNGADSTTCKTPSDIVDAKRHAVNYWVYRDGTIVEYMEPEYWAHHSSADTENPKIIAIEIVNYGPIYLEGSDLKWVDSKGEIYTYCELDAAIKGPDKAFIDLADNDYDKLGRYPNSEYRGYRYYAAFTTKQTQSVAKLLKALCKEYDIPYRFLPYHMRFDRYREGSMNNVSLSATSY; encoded by the coding sequence ATGAGTCTCTATAGCGATAACTGTGATATAAGTAAAATATCTAAGATAGTTTATGAATACTTAGACGAGCGCCCTTATCTAATTGAAGAACAGATTTTCGACATTGAGTTACCTATCTCCAAGATGAGAAAACTAAAAAAGCTCAATGAGTATACGAAGGACTCTGAACCTTTTAATAGACTTAAATCTGTCATTAATAGGGGGATGTTTAATAAGAAATTAATGCCTATTGGCAGAAAAAACAAAAAGGATAAGACAGCTATATGTTTACATTTTACTGCTGGTGCTACTAATGGCGCAGACAGTACTACATGTAAAACACCTTCAGATATTGTTGATGCCAAGCGTCATGCCGTCAATTACTGGGTTTATAGAGATGGGACTATTGTGGAATACATGGAACCTGAATATTGGGCACATCATTCAAGTGCTGATACTGAGAATCCAAAAATAATTGCAATTGAAATTGTGAATTATGGACCCATATATTTAGAAGGTAGTGATTTAAAATGGGTAGATTCAAAAGGTGAAATATATACATATTGTGAACTTGATGCCGCTATTAAAGGACCAGACAAAGCTTTTATTGATCTAGCTGATAATGATTATGATAAACTAGGGAGATATCCTAACAGTGAGTATAGGGGCTACCGTTATTATGCAGCATTTACAACAAAGCAAACTCAAAGTGTTGCAAAATTACTAAAAGCATTATGTAAAGAATATGATATCCCTTATCGTTTTCTACCTTACCATATGCGATTTGATAGATACAGAGAAGGGAGTATGAATAATGTCTCGCTATCTGCAACTAGTTACTAA